In Candidatus Pelagibacter sp. RS39, the following proteins share a genomic window:
- the mraY gene encoding phospho-N-acetylmuramoyl-pentapeptide-transferase: protein MLYQFLLNFVDSFSFLNVFKYLTFRTGLSFFTSLIIVLIIGGTFIKLFSKQKILNPIRNDGPEDHIVKKIGTPTMGGVIILIGLLISVLLWADLSNLNVLFCLYIAISFGLLGAFDDYKKIKYSNSSGISSKLKITFQIILAIIGVSFYVYFNDYQDLTNLYFPFFKNLIINLGWFFIPFSIFVIIGSSNAVNLTDGLDGLATVPVILVAACFAFISYVTGNIVFSNYLQIPYIEGTGEVSIFCGAIIGSCLGFLWFNAPPAKIFMGDTGSLSLGGSLGAVGIITKHEIVLAITGGLFVLEAVSVIVQVISFKLTGKRVFKMAPIHHHFEKKGWPESTVVIRFWIISIILAMIGLATLKLR from the coding sequence ATGCTTTATCAATTTTTACTAAATTTTGTTGATAGTTTTAGTTTTTTAAATGTATTTAAATATCTTACATTTAGGACTGGTTTATCTTTTTTTACTTCATTAATTATTGTTTTAATTATTGGAGGAACTTTTATAAAACTTTTTTCAAAACAAAAAATTTTAAATCCTATCCGTAATGATGGTCCAGAAGATCATATAGTTAAGAAAATAGGAACTCCGACTATGGGTGGAGTAATTATTTTGATTGGTTTGTTAATATCAGTACTATTATGGGCTGATTTATCGAATTTAAATGTTTTATTTTGTTTATATATCGCAATTTCTTTTGGTTTGCTTGGGGCATTCGATGATTATAAAAAAATAAAGTATAGTAACTCTTCAGGTATCTCATCAAAGTTAAAAATAACTTTTCAAATAATACTAGCAATAATTGGTGTTAGTTTTTATGTTTACTTTAATGACTATCAAGATTTAACAAATCTATACTTTCCTTTTTTTAAAAACCTAATCATTAATCTTGGATGGTTTTTTATACCTTTTTCAATATTTGTAATTATTGGTTCATCGAATGCTGTAAATCTCACTGATGGATTAGATGGGTTAGCAACAGTGCCTGTTATACTTGTTGCAGCTTGTTTTGCATTTATAAGTTATGTTACAGGAAACATTGTATTCTCAAATTATTTGCAAATTCCTTACATAGAGGGAACTGGGGAAGTTTCAATTTTTTGTGGAGCAATCATTGGCTCTTGCTTAGGCTTTTTATGGTTCAACGCACCTCCAGCAAAAATTTTTATGGGAGACACTGGATCTTTGTCTTTGGGTGGCTCTTTAGGAGCAGTTGGTATAATAACAAAACATGAAATAGTTTTAGCAATTACTGGAGGTTTATTTGTTCTTGAAGCAGTTTCAGTGATTGTGCAAGTAATATCATTTAAACTTACTGGTAAAAGAGTTTTTAAAATGGCACCAATCCATCATCATTTTGAGAAGAAAGGTTGGCCTGAATCAACAGTTGTAATTAGATTTTGGATAATTTCTATTATTTTAGCAATGATAGGACTTGCTACATTAAAACTAAGATAA